The following proteins are encoded in a genomic region of Triticum dicoccoides isolate Atlit2015 ecotype Zavitan chromosome 1B, WEW_v2.0, whole genome shotgun sequence:
- the LOC119301722 gene encoding protein FIZZY-RELATED 2-like: HTRCAIYSDRFIPSRTGSNLALFDLAPAPSSSASGSAAPPSPYCVLLRAALFGPDTPDRLASSAGASSSSAASPVGSPAGDNIFRFKAEVPRNAKRALFAGGDDQDLLFPGIFTPKGSGPRKIPRSPYKVLDAPALQDDFYLNLVDWSSHNVLSVRLGNCVYLWNACSSKVTKLCDLGADDTVCSVSWAQRGTHLAVGTYQGTVQIWDATRCKRMRTMESHRMRVGALAWNSSLLSSGSRDKNILHHDLHGLLASGGGTADRCIRFWNTTTNTHLSSMDTGSQVCNLVWSKNVNELVSTHGYSQNQIIVWRYPTMSKLATLTGHTFRVLYLAISPDGQTIVTGAGDETLRFWNVFPSPKSQSSDSLSSIGATSFVRSYIR, translated from the exons cacaCGCGGTGCGCCATCTACAGCGACCGCTTCATCCCCAGCCGCACCGGATCCAACCTCGCGCTCTTCGACCTCgccccggccccctcctcctccgcctccggatCTGCCGCTCCCCCCTCACCCTACTGCGTGCTCCTCCGTGCGGCGCTCTTCGGGCCCGACACGCCCGACCGCCTCGCCTCCTccgccggggcctcctcctcctccgcggcctCCCCCGTCGGCTCCCCCGCTGGCGACAACATATTCCGCTTCAAGGCCGAGGTGCCGAGGAACGCCAAGCGGGCGCTCTTCGCTGGCGGGGACGACCAGGACCTGCTCTTCCCCGGCATCTTCACCCCCAAGGGCTCCGGCCCCAGGAAGATCCCCAGGTCGCCCTACAAG GTGCTGGATGCGCCCGCATTGCAGGACGACTTCTACCTCAACCTCGTGGATTGGTCTTCGCACAATGTCCTCTCGGTCAGATTGGGGAATTGCGTCTACCTGTGGAATGCATGCAGCAGCAAG GTCACCAAGCTCTGCGATTTGGGGGCGGACGACACCGTTTGTTCCGTGAGTTGGGCGCAGCGTGGCACCCACCTGGCTGTAGGGACTTACCAAGGCACCGTCCAG atatgGGATGCAACACGCTGTAAAAGAATGAGAACCATGGAAAGCCATCGCATGCGAGTAGGTGCTCTTGCATGGAACTCTTCATTGCTTTCTTCTGGCAGTCGTGACAAGAACATCCTTCATCATGATCTACACGGCCTTCTTGCATCTGGTGGTGGAACTGCAGATAGGTGCATAAGATTTTGGAATACGACCACAAATACACACTTGAGTTCCATGGATACAGGGAGTCAG GTCTGTAATCTTGTGTGGTCAAAGAATGTGAATGAGCTTGTTAGCACACACGGATACTCCCAGAATCAGATAATAGtgtggcggtatccaacgatgtcaAAG CTTGCCACGTTGACAGGACATACATTCAGAGTATTATATTTAGCCATCTCCCCTGATGGACAG ACAATTGTTACTGGTGCTGGTGACGAGACGCTCCGGTTTTGGAACGTGTTTCCGTCTCCCAAGTCCCAG AGTTCTGACAGCTTAAGTAGCATTGGAGCGACATCATTTGTTAGGAGCTACATCCGGTGA